One uncultured Carboxylicivirga sp. genomic window, TCTTCCATATTATCAATAATTCGGTAATGTTTTTTATCCCGAAGGAGTTGGTTTAATTATAACAATCAAAGGTGTGAATCGATTTATATTTCACCAGCTTTTTTCAATGATATTCTTGAAATAAGCGGACCTGATATTTCATGGATTAATGCTGCCCCAATAACTACACCTATAATGGTTGAAGCTAAGTTGCTATATTCAGGATCTTTAGTCAGAAGTATAGAAAGTCCAATAACAATACCTCCCTGAGGGATTAATCCTCCCGCTGCAAATCTCTTGACTTTAGCATCTATTTTCATGAAGGAGGACGCAAAGAATATACCACCAAATTTACCGATAGCCCTTGCAATAATATAAATTGCAATGATGGAAACACTTCCGGCCACAGATGACAGTTGAAGATGCAATCCGGATAAGGAAAAGAATATTACAAAAATTAATTCATCAGTGTAGCGTTCAATTAATTTGAATATTTTACCTGCCATCGGATTAAAATTGATAGTGACAGCACCTAATGCCATTGTTGCCAACAACGATTCGAATCCAAAATATTCCGAAATACCATAGGTAAGTAATATTTGCCCAAAGGTTAAAACAATGAGTGATCCTTCTGTTTCTTTTTTAACTAGTTTAACAATGGCAATAAATAGAATGCCAACCAAAGCTCCTATTAGAAGTGCAAAACCAATATCAATGCCCATTTCAATTAGTTTATGCCCAAGCTGAATATCATTATTGCCTAAAAAATAAGGTGCGAAAGCAGCAACTAAGGTATAAATGATGATTCCAACCAGGTCGTCGAAAGCAGCTATTTGTAACATGGCGCTGCTTACTGGTCCTTTTGCTTTGTATTCGTGTATAACAGCCAGTGTGGCAGATGGATCTGTTGGGGCGGCTAATGATGCCAATAATAAACTGACGGCAATTATAATGTAAAAAGATGTATACAGATTAGTGAAAAAATATAGCCAGCCAAGCAAAAACAGAAATACGGAAAGGAAAGCGAATAACGATTCACTAACTGTTAACCATATTATAGATTTGCCGGTCGCTTTTAAATTAGCTGACGACAAACTGCCCCCAATTGAGAATGTTATAAAAGCAAGGGCAATGGTTAGAAGGGGATCAGTTTGTGCTACAAATTCGTTGTGCATAATACCTGTGACATCAGGATTTAACAGTATTCCTGCTAAAATATAGCCCGAAATTTTAGGTAGCTTTATTTTTTCGGCTAATTCACCAAGTATAAAACCTGTAAATACAAGAATGCCAATACTTAGAATGATATTCATAAGCTATGTGTTTTCTTAAATTAAGATGACCAAGATTTAGTGGTCAATTAAAAACTGCGGGGTAATGACTTTACCATTATAACAGTTTTCTACTAAAGGTGATTCAAAATTAAAGGGCTTTCTAGTCTTATCAAATTTAAAACTGTTAAACTTTCTTTAAACAGTGTCTGGTTTCTTTGATTAATCATTCAGTCCTTTACCTTTTAATATATGAGGAATGTATTTTTCAATTCGGGCCAATCGGGTTTTTGATTGTTTTGCATGTGAAAAATGGAGTAAATACGCTTTTTGACGGCCTGGAGTAAGGTTCTCGAAAGCAATTTTCAATTTAGGGAAATCATCTAGTTTAAGTTGAAACTCTTCGGGTATTTCAATGTTATTGGATTGACTGAAATTAACCTTCAATCCGGCTTTTTCCACTTCAATTGCTTCAAATATAGTTGCTTTAATGTAGTCTTCAATTTTTATGATATCATCAACATTGGTAAATCTAAACTGACGAACAGCTTGCGAATTTTCTCCGGGAGCGACTAATAATTTCTCTTCATCTTTAAGCAGGCTTCCTTTGAAAAAACTGATACAGCAAAATTCTTTAAATGCAGCTATCATCAGAATGTTTTTTTTCTGATAAGTGTAACAAGGCATGCTCCATTTGTGATCTTCGGTAAGGCCGCAATTAAGCACAATCATTCGCAGTTGATCTAGTTCGTTCCTCCATTTATGCACCTTACATTCAGGAGTAGCTACCTTTGAACATCTGCCACAACCTTCCAATAAATATAGATCGACTTTTGGATTTAGTGCATTCATGATTTTTGTTTTTCTTCAATAACCCTAAAGTTGTGCTTTTGTTTCTGTATTAATCAAATACTAAATCATTGTAGCAGTCTGCTTTCTCATTCCAGATAAATAATTTGGTTCTGGATTCATAGATATTAGAAACTACTATTCCATTGTTGTTAATAAAATAAGTAGTATCGATAGCTTCCAGTTCTTTTTCCGTTTCAGTATCTAAATCGAAAACAGCATATTGCCCGCTATTATTTTCTGATAAAAATGAACTCTTATCAAGACAATAAATTTGGAAGGTGTTATCTGTGACATGAAAAGAAAACACATAATGATTTAATGAATCCTTTATTAGAACCAATGAATAATCAAGAATCGAATCGTTATTAAAGTAACCAGAAGTAAAATAGGGTAATTTCTTTTGGGATTTGCTTGTGAAA contains:
- a CDS encoding cation:proton antiporter gives rise to the protein MNIILSIGILVFTGFILGELAEKIKLPKISGYILAGILLNPDVTGIMHNEFVAQTDPLLTIALAFITFSIGGSLSSANLKATGKSIIWLTVSESLFAFLSVFLFLLGWLYFFTNLYTSFYIIIAVSLLLASLAAPTDPSATLAVIHEYKAKGPVSSAMLQIAAFDDLVGIIIYTLVAAFAPYFLGNNDIQLGHKLIEMGIDIGFALLIGALVGILFIAIVKLVKKETEGSLIVLTFGQILLTYGISEYFGFESLLATMALGAVTINFNPMAGKIFKLIERYTDELIFVIFFSLSGLHLQLSSVAGSVSIIAIYIIARAIGKFGGIFFASSFMKIDAKVKRFAAGGLIPQGGIVIGLSILLTKDPEYSNLASTIIGVVIGAALIHEISGPLISRISLKKAGEI
- a CDS encoding YdeI/OmpD-associated family protein, which gives rise to MNALNPKVDLYLLEGCGRCSKVATPECKVHKWRNELDQLRMIVLNCGLTEDHKWSMPCYTYQKKNILMIAAFKEFCCISFFKGSLLKDEEKLLVAPGENSQAVRQFRFTNVDDIIKIEDYIKATIFEAIEVEKAGLKVNFSQSNNIEIPEEFQLKLDDFPKLKIAFENLTPGRQKAYLLHFSHAKQSKTRLARIEKYIPHILKGKGLND